The Porphyromonas sp. oral taxon 275 DNA window CTTTGCAGAGGTCTCGTTGAAGTCCAAGCTTGAGATGTAGTAACGCGTTTCCTTCGTTGGTTGTGCACTGGGCTTGGTAACCTCATGTTCGACCCGTACCAAGCTACGTATCATCGGCCAGCGTCGAGCAACTTCATCGGTAAGATTGCCCTCTGCTGGGAGCACTTAGTAGCTCCTTTTGTCGATACGCCCATGCCCCTTCTCCTGCTCAAGGTATCGCTTGTGTGGCTGTCGCGTGGAGAAAGCATCGGTCGTGTCCTCGAAGAGATGGCGCTGATTTCCCTTGAGAGCGAGGACAAAATCTGCCTTCTTCTTGACCACCTGTTCGGCTATTTCCACCCGCGTACCCATGGCATCCATCGTAACGATGGCCTCTCATTCTTTAGCTGAACAAGAACAGGAGTGGTCTTGTCCTCAGCAATCTCGATGGAGAAGACGGAAGATATCGGTGCTGGCTGCTCGTGGAGGCAGGAGGAGAAGAGTACTATCAAGAGATCTGTTATTATTTGCCTAAGAAAAATACTTCCATATTTCATATTCACCGTCTTATTCCCAAAATATCATTATCATACTTAATCAGGTGTTGGATGCTGATTTAACAAATTACTACGCCCCGTTGATGTTGATCTAGTTATATATTTCTTTTTTTACAGACACGTATAACTTGTTTTTTCAACAAGTCTTGTGTTCTCTCTATCTTGCTAATGAGAGAATCACAGGTCTCTTCTGATACACCTCGTAAATACCCAGTATCATAGAAGGTTCTTACCAATTCAAAAAGCCAACGATCTACTAAATGGAATTGCTTTATATTTTTATGTTCGACAACTTGAATACTCTTCCTGAGCTCTTCTATTGGAGGCAATTTGAGTTTAGCATATAAAACCTCTTGTACTTCTAATAGAAGACAAAGAGCCTCTTGAATATTAAGCTTATCCGATATTTTTGAGTCCATATTACTATGTGTTTTATCTATCTATAACTACCTAAAATCAGGGAGCTCTTTATCCGTATATACTCATGGATACGCTCTCGGAGCTGTTGAGTGATACGATCTATACGTATGAGCTAATCGTACGCTCCAACCTGAGGTCGTCTACCCGAAGCTTCTCCAGATTCTCCGCTGTGATGGGGAGCAGTATACCTTACCACTTCTATGGGGAGGTACTGTTGTGATAATACTCTCGTTGAAAATCTCGCCAGTCTCGCATCAGTTCGTAAACCTCTTCGATAGGTATAACCGCTTCTATACGATCGTCTTCATAAACATTTTTTACAACAGCCTTCTCTCGGTCACATTCAATCATATAAACCTCAAAGCCAAATCCTTCATAAAAGTCGACTTCTCCATTTAGAACTGCTTCAATCTCTCCGACAATCTCTTCAACGTAGTCTAAAGACAGATGATGGATTTCAGCCTGAAAGAAGCTTCCGTATTTCTTAGAGTCTTCTATAACAACTGAAGGATAGTTGTTTTCTCTACCATCTCTATCTACATAGGTTGTTTTTTTGAAAGAATAATGCATAATTACTCCGTTGTTATTGGATAATACGAACTTATCTCACCCTCCTCATAAAAGAAGTTGATTGTAACTTTCCCATCCTTAGACTTACCTGTATAGGTATTTAGTGAGAAAATCCTGAATTGCTAGGATATGGCATGGATACAAAAACGTTTTACCATAATCGTCAATTCGGCATCCAAATAAGGGGTAAAGACACTCTTCTGAAAGCAAAAAGACTTCCTTGTCTGATAAGAAAAACAATTCATGTTTCCCTTGCCTATCTTCTATGGGGTGCACAGAAACAGCCATACTATGAGGTTCTAAATTGTTCTTCGGGGAATGAAGCTACAATCTTATTCTTGACAGGATCGACCATCACTCGTAGCCTTTCTTCCCCTTTAGTACCTATTCTTCGTCCAAAATCCTTTTCATAGACGACTCTGCCATCGGGCTACATCGTCTTTCTGTCAGGTTGTTTAATGGTACGTTCTTCTAACTTTTTGTAGTTCTTGTCCTTCCCAATGCGTTCTGTAGATGTTTTAGGCGGATGTGTCCATAGATATCTAGCACACAGTCCCACACCTTGTTCCCTCGGCTATCACAAAGACTTGCGTTGGTGTGCCAAGATGGTCTTGTACAATACTGTAGCAATCCTTTTCGGTAAACTTCGCCACAGGCGTATGACTTTGGCCATCATACATCCATGTTGTAACATTCGTTAGTGGCTCAGGACTGCTGTAGCTACCGACCATACTTGTCCTTCCTCCGAACAGGTTTAGTCCAACTTTGATAGTTCCACTCATGGAGCAAAACATTACTATCCCAAGCATAGCGATAGCGTATAAATTCTATATACTTATTGCATATCGCTTAACCAATCTTTTAGAATTTCTGAGCTGGGATTTAATCTTATAGCTCTTGATATATCTGCTTCTTCCATGGGCATTGATTCGACATTTATATACACTTGCTTTCGAGTTTCTCCCTGACCAAAAAAAAACTCTTCATCTAGATTCTTCATCGCCCGTTCATAAGCAAGCATTCTATCTTGCCATTCTTTATCCCACTCTTCATCACTTAATTCGTCAATTGATGGTCGCAGACTCAAATGGTGTTGCACAGGCAAAAAGAATTCTTCCCCAAAAGCGTAGTAGGGAGAATCTGCGTAAGACCACATAAGCTCGCTCCGAAGATGTTCAGCTTCTTGTTTTGTGCACTCCCTGTTCAATGCTTCCCAGGACCAAGCTGATATAGTAGGAGCATATCCCTCACCTGTAACGAGGAGAACACAGTAGTAAAAATGCTCTTTGTTACCAAATAATTCACTAAAGGCTAATCTTGTGCAAGCTTGTACAATAGAAACCAATTCATCCATTCTATTATAGTGTTTATTTTATCTTCTTCAATACATTTTTCCCTATATTCCGCAATTCTTTTCTTATCGCAGGTCTTCTCGGCTTATGTGTAATTAAAGAGTCTACTGCGCCATGTGAGAACACACACTTCTCCTGATATGACCCAATCTTTCCCGTGATTTCATCGAACTTTTTACAGGAAGTGAAAATCTATGATCCGCTTCTCTCATCTATTGGAATGTTACCACACTCAAGCGACGCACAAAACCTCTGCCTGCACTGACGGAGTAACTCCTCGATTTTCTGGCTGGGAAAAGGTTCATCCCCTCTTATAACCAACATCACAATCAGCTCATGAGTTAAGCCTATAATTTGCGACTGATATTTATCATCTTTCCTAATTGGCTCTTCTAATACAGAAGCATCCAACTCCTCTCCTCTTAAAACACGCTGGAAGACTCGCATGTTGACAGCTTTTCCTGCACGTAACACTTCCCATACACGATCTTGTACCCTATCAAGTTCAATCATCCCAGCATGTCCTTTAAGACACATCACACCTCTAATCCATGCCCATGTCAGGTAATCAATAAAGGGATATTCCTCTACTGGATATGATAGATACTTTTGGAGTAGGGTATCATCTAACAGGTACAAGGAAAAGGCATAGAAGCAATAAACCTCCATACTGTCTGGCGAAGAAGGATCTATCCCCGATTCTATGAATTCTTTTGCCTCCTTCACAAATTCTTTTCTTCTGTTCATAAGCTTAGAGTCTTACTTGTAAGATATTTAATCGATCACTTCACACAAGAATCCTCATCAAGTTACCATAGATGCTCTACCATACAAGTGCTGATCGTGCCACTGTTAAGTTACACTATCCCAAAGGACGCTTGAAACTTAATCTTGCATTCCTCTAATAGTTCGTGAGCTCGAGCAACAGGGAAAGCTTCGCTTCCTCCCAGTTCAGCAATTCGGACTATGTCCATTGCAAGTATCACCAAATCAAAAACATTAGACCATTTAGTTTTAGCATTGAATATCGAATTCAAGGTATCCAAATCTAAATGCTCTCCTTTTAGAGTACGAAGAAAAACAGACCGATTTACCTTTTGTGAAAGTTCGTCTCCTGAATTTAGTGCTTCTTCAACACGTTCTTTCCCCTTGGTTCTTGTACACTTACCACACCTTACCTTGAGCAACAATAAAGGCTCTATAAACTCCCAAGAATTGAAGTCTATAAAGGGAAGTGATTCAATAGGTTTTTCTAAGAACTGCCATAGGACTGGACTATTAAGCAAGTAGGAACAGAATGAGAAATGAGCAAAAAGCTCTATTTCTTCCGTATCGTCCAAGGAGGGGAATTTTTCCACTTCCCGAATGAATCCACTCGCCTGCTCTTGAAACCATACAAACTCTCTATGCTTATACAAAGCTACTGCATTCATATTTAATCTATTATCTTAAATGAAACTCCTGTATCTTTTGATTTTCCTTTTAACGCGTGCATAATAGCAGCACCAGCCCCTCTATTGTCAGAGGGAGATATGTACCGAACACTTGCACCTTTCCCACCTTCCTTAAACATCACCATGGGCCATTCATCACGATCAAAGCCTTTTTTTTGTTGCTATGTCCTTAAGAGATTCAGCTCGGCGATTACTCCAACTCTGGGAGCACTATAGTCGTCACAGACCACTGAAGAAAGCAGGTGGATTCCCCCATAACAAATCATCATCAGCATGAAAGTAAGCGCTGCTCCCAATATATTCAGATCTTATCCAAGATTTCATCAGACGTTTTTACAAAGAAGCTCCCGATAAGGGATTAGAGCTCTCCTAACCAGCTCTGGAGCTTTCCACAAGGAAGGTTCAGAAGGATATGCCCTCATCGGTCAAGGCTTTAATTATTCGCTTTTCAAGATGAGGGGCTAGCCAATAGATCCATTCTTCATATGGTTCAATGGCCTCATCGGGAATTCGCCCCAGACTATGCCCCCCCCTCCATAGGAAATAGTGCCCTTCTGCTCCCGACACTAATGTTATATCAGAATACATAGAGTCTTGTTCCTTATTATAGTTCTCTTGCTTACCTATTCTTCTCCATCTCCCTTTTCTAATAGGTAAGGGTGTAATAATTACAGGAGGAAATAAACGCATAGACTCAACCACTTCTTCAATAGATATATCT harbors:
- a CDS encoding DUF4303 domain-containing protein, coding for MDELVSIVQACTRLAFSELFGNKEHFYYCVLLVTGEGYAPTISAWSWEALNRECTKQEAEHLRSELMWSYADSPYYAFGEEFFLPVQHHLSLRPSIDELSDEEWDKEWQDRMLAYERAMKNLDEEFFFGQGETRKQVYINVESMPMEEADISRAIRLNPSSEILKDWLSDMQ
- a CDS encoding DUF6707 family protein, with protein sequence MNAVALYKHREFVWFQEQASGFIREVEKFPSLDDTEEIELFAHFSFCSYLLNSPVLWQFLEKPIESLPFIDFNSWEFIEPLLLLKVRCGKCTRTKGKERVEEALNSGDELSQKVNRSVFLRTLKGEHLDLDTLNSIFNAKTKWSNVFDLVILAMDIVRIAELGGSEAFPVARAHELLEECKIKFQASFGIV
- a CDS encoding Imm26 family immunity protein; amino-acid sequence: MKNVIPGEVYAIPLFLTDIHFTTRVSLKDLRGDDKKFAYCRIIEDLGSRGILVEIFNKVGTLDISIEEVVESMRLFPPVIITPLPIRKGRWRRIGKQENYNKEQDSMYSDITLVSGAEGHYFLWRGGHSLGRIPDEAIEPYEEWIYWLAPHLEKRIIKALTDEGISF